Proteins encoded within one genomic window of Episyrphus balteatus chromosome 1, idEpiBalt1.1, whole genome shotgun sequence:
- the LOC129911665 gene encoding uncharacterized protein LOC129911665 — MKVLIVAMLALTIAIVAAEEKYTTKYDSIDIEEILKSDRLFKNYFNCLMESGKCTPDGRELKRVLPDALKTGCVKCSEKQRAGTERVLKYIIENKPEQWKALQAKYDPDGVYFKKYENEAKQLGVKAFKTMFGRAIIFGLFLMTGLVQSHPTTNSAEATTPRETYDTKFDNIDIDEILGSERLLKNYVNCLAREGPCTPDGKMLQAVTSPFQFFRNSSRRGVNRLREMHTETEDRFGEGDTLSNRQQTTGLGTIRKIIRSARKLSKSLLGTEGRRDKGIREISLTVRQESLL, encoded by the exons ATGAAGGTACTCATCGTAGCAATGTTGGCTTTGACCATTGCCATTGTCGCCGCTGAAGAAAAATACACAACCAAATACGATAGCATTGATATTGAAGAAATCTTGAAATCAGATCGTTTGTTCAAGAACTACTTCAATTGTTTGATGGAATCTGGCAAATGTACTCCAGATGGTCGTGAATTGAAACGAGTTCTTCCTGATGCATTGAAAACTGGCTGTGTCAAGTGCAGTGAGAAACAACGTGCTGGTACTGAACGTGTTTTGAAGTACATTATTGAAAACAAACCAGAACAATGGAAGGCTCTGCAAGCTAAATACGATCCCGATGGTGTTTACTTCAAGAAGTACGAAAACGAAGCTAAGCAACTTGGAGTTAAGGCTT ttaaaacaatgtTCGGTCGTGCAATTATTTTCGGTCTGTTCCTGATGACAGGATTAGTTCAATCCCATCCTACTACAAATTCAGCAGAAGCCACTACTCCTCGAGAAACTTACGATACAAAATTCGATAACATCGATATCGATGAAATACTTGGTAGTGAACGTCTATTAAAGAACTATGTAAATTGTTTAGCTCGTGAAGGTCCTTGTACACCCGATGGAAAAATGTTGCAAG CGGTCACATCgccatttcaatttttcagaaaTTCTTCCCGACGCGGTGTCAACAGATTGCGTGAAATGCACACCGAAACAGAAGATCGGTTCGGAGAGGGTGACACATTATCTAATCGACAACAAACCACAGGATTGGGAACGATTAGAAAGATTATACGATCCGCAAGGAAGTTATCGAAAAGCCTACTTGGAACAGAAGGTCGAAGGGACAAAGGAATCAGAGAAATAAGTTTGACGGTAAGACAG gaaagccttctataa